The following proteins are co-located in the Triticum aestivum cultivar Chinese Spring chromosome 1A, IWGSC CS RefSeq v2.1, whole genome shotgun sequence genome:
- the LOC123050176 gene encoding uncharacterized protein, whose amino-acid sequence MAIDHESPFKELRLKNRRIMGGGAPEPDEEEAEAQVAAPAAAGEEEQWPQWLRPLLSARFFAQCKTHTESHRSGECNMFCLDCAAGAAAGAAALCSLCLAHAHRGHHTIQIRRSSYHDVIRVSDIQRFMDIAGVQTYVINSARVVFLNERPQQKQPGKAGGGGAGSANLCEVCSRSLLDNFRFCSLGCKVTGCSSDGGGNDKARTMMRASRPGRAKGSSDSEAASSSSPLRNAGRQSFTPSTPPPPPPPAAKRRKGIPHRAPFGNLIIDY is encoded by the exons ATGGCCATCGACCACGAGTCGCCCTTCAAGGAGCTCCGCCTCAAGAACAGGAGGATCATG GGAGGCGGCGCCCCCGAGCCGGAcgaagaggaggcggaggcgcaggtggcggcgccggcggcggcgggggaggaggagcagtGGCCGCAGTGGCTGCGCCCGCTGCTGTCCGCGCGCTTCTTCGCGCAATGCAAGACGCACACCGAGTCGCACCGCAGCGGCGAGTGCAACATGTTCTGCCTCGACTGCGCCGCCGGCGCGGCCGCCGGCGCGGCGGCGCTGTGCTCGCTGTGCCTCGCGCACGCGCACCGCGGCCACCACACCATCCAGATCCGCCGCTCCTCCTACCACGACGTCATCCGGGTGTCGGACATCCAGCGCTTCATGGACATCGCCGGCGTGCAGACCTACGTCATCAACAGCGCGCGCGTCGTCTTCCTCAACGAGCGCCCCCAGCAGAAGCAGCCCGgcaaggcaggcggcggcggcgccggcagcGCCAACCTCTGCGAGGTCTGCAGCCGCAGCCTGCTCGACAACTTCCGCTTCTGCTCCCTCGGCTGCAAGGTCACCGGCTGCTCCTCCGACGGGGGCGGCAACGACAAGGCGAGGACGATGATGCGGGCCAGCAGGCCCGGCCGCGCCAAGGGCTCGTCAGACTCggaggcggcctcctcctcctctcccctgcgCAATGCCGGCAGGCAGAGCTTcacgccgtccacgccgccgccgccgccgcccccagcggCCAAGCGGCGCAAGGGCATCCCGCACCGGGCGCCGTTCGGCAACCTCATCATCGACTACTAG